A genomic window from Solanum stenotomum isolate F172 chromosome 10, ASM1918654v1, whole genome shotgun sequence includes:
- the LOC125878261 gene encoding patatin-T5-like, producing the protein MATTKSFTILIFMMLATTSSTFATLGEMVTVLSIDRGGIKGIIPAAILEFLEGQLQEVDNNTDSRLADYFDVIGGTGT; encoded by the exons ATGGCAACTACTAAATCttttacaattttaatttttatgatgtTAGCAACTACTAGTTCAACATTTGCTACATTGGGAGAAATGGTGACAGTTCTTAGTATTGATAGAGGTGGAATTAAGGGAATCATTCCGGCTGCCATTCTCGAATTTCTTGAAGGACAACTTCAG GAAGTAGACAATAATACAGATTCAAGACTCGCAGATTACTTTGATGTAATTGGAGGAACAGGTACATGA